A window from Camelus dromedarius isolate mCamDro1 chromosome 9, mCamDro1.pat, whole genome shotgun sequence encodes these proteins:
- the CYTH2 gene encoding cytohesin-2, whose product MEDGVYEPPDLTPEERMELENIRRRKQELLVEIQRLREELSEAMSEVEGLEANEGSKTLQRNRKMAMGRKKFNMDPKKGIQFLVENELLQNTPEEIARFLYKGEGLNKTAIGDYLGEREELNLAVLHAFVDLHEFTDLNLVQALRQFLWSFRLPGEAQKIDRMMEAFAQRYCLCNPGVFQSTDTCYVLSFAVIMLNTSLHNPNVRDKPGLERFVAMNRGINEGGDLPEELLRNLYDSIRNEPFKIPEDDGNDLTHTFFNPDREGWLLKLGGRVKTWKRRWFILTDNCLYYFEYTTDKEPRGIIPLENLSIREVDDPRKPNCFELYIPNNKGQLIKACKTEADGRVVEGNHMVYRISAPTQEEKDEWIKSIQAAVSVDPFYEMLAARKKRISVKKKQEQP is encoded by the exons ATGGAGGACGGTGTCTATG AGCCCCCGGACCTGACTCCAGAGGAGCGGATGGAGCTGGAGAACATCCGACGGCGGAAGCAGGAGCTGCTGGTGGAGATCCAGCGCCTGCGGGAGGAGCTCAGCGAAGCCATGAGCGAGGTGGAGGGTCTGGAGGCCAATGAGGGCAg CAAGACATTGCAACGGAACCGGAAGATGGCAATGGGCAGGAAGAAGTTCAACATGGACCCCAAAAAG GGGATCCAGTTCTTGGTGGAGAATGAACTCTTGCAGAACACACCAGAGGAGATCGCCCGTTTCCTGTACAAGGGCGAGGGCCTGAACAAGACGGCCATCGGAGACTACCTGGGGGAAAG GGAAGAGCTGAATCTGGCGGTGCTCCATGCCTTTGTGGATCTGCATGAGTTCACTGACCTCAATCTGGTGCAGGCCCTCAG GCAATTTCTCTGGAGTTTCCGCCTCCCTGGAGAGGCACAGAAGATTGACCGGATGATGGAAGCCTTTGCCCAGCGCTACTGCCTGTGCAACCCTGGGGTTTTCCAGTCCACAG ACACGTGCTACGTGCTGTCTTTCGCCGTGATTATGCTGAACACCAGCCTGCACAACCCCAACGTCCGGGACAAGCCGGGCCTGGAGCGCTTCGTGGCCATGAACCGGGGCATCAACGAGGGCGGGGACCTGCCTGAGGAGCTGCTCAGG AACCTCTACGACAGCATCCGAAATGAGCCCTTCAAGATTCCCGAGGATGATGGGAACGATCTGACCCACACCTTCTTCAACCCGGACCGGGAGGGCTGGCTCCTTAAGCTGG ggGGCCGGGTGAAGACGTGGAAGCGGCGCTGGTTTATCCTCACGGACAACTGCCTCTACTATTTTGAATACACAACG GACAAGGAGCCCCGAGGAATCATCCCACTGGAGAATCTGAGCATCCGCGAGGTGGACGACCCCCGGAAACCA AACTGCTTCGAGCTGTATATCCCCAATAACAAGGGGCAGCTTATCAAAGCCTGCAAAACAGAGGCAGACGGCCGGGTGGTGGAGGGGAACCACATGGTGTACCGGATCTCGGCCCCCACGCAGGAGGAGAAGGACGAGTGGATCAAGTCCATCCA GGCAGCTGTGAGTGTGGACCCCTTCTATGAGATGTTGGCAGCCAGGAAGAAGCGGATTTCTGTCAAGAAGAAGCAGGAGCAGCCCTGA